The following DNA comes from bacterium.
GCTTTTGTTCATTTCCAACAATTCCAAGAGTAAAAGGAGACAATATGAGATCGGTGACATTCGCAATGGGAGTTCTGGCTGCCCTTTTCATCTGTTCGGACGCGAAGACCCAGACACCCACGTCAAGCGATGAGGGTATGGTCGTCACAACGGCCACAGTAGTGACCAAAGGCGGAGACGTAATTGTAAGCCCGCTACTGGAAAAAGAGAATTTTCGCGTATTCGACTGCAAAAACGCAAAAAAGCGCAAAGATTGCGTTGAACAGGAAATTGTTTTTTTTAGTTCGCCGAAGGAACAGGAACCGATAATCACGGTCCTCACGCTCGATTACTCCCGGACCGCCTTTCTTGTCAGTTGTCTCGGTGAGAACGATCCTTACGCATGCGGCTACTATGGCTCGAAGGGCGCCATCGAGGAGGGCCCCATAGCGTTCCTGCAAAATCTGAAGCCGCAAGATTGGGTGGCGTTCGTGACCTACGACATGAAGCCGGAGGTCGCAGTGGAGTTCACAAAGAACAAGGATGAGGTACGAAACGCCCTGGCAGGACTTTTTACCATGCCACCGGTATTTTCCGACAGCAACTTGTTCGACACTCTCTTCTACGTGCTCGACCATATCGAGAACGGAGAAAATTTGGAGGCGCAAAAAAAGCGCGCTACCATTATTCTCGTCTCCACCGGCATTGATACGATGAGCAAGAAAACGTTCGACCAGATGCAAAAACGCCTTAGGGATACGCCTGTTGCCATCTACGCGGTACGCATTGGGAAGTCTTACGAGAACCGATCCGGCGCGAACCTGCTACAGGCGGAAAGCCAGCTGAAAGAGATCACGAACCTCACGGGAGGAAAAACGTACTCCCCTTCTTTTTCCGGAGAATTCAGGGGCATATTCGGCGACATCTCCGCGATGTTGCGCTCCCAGTACAGCATTGGGTGGGTACCAAAGAACGTGAAGGCGGATGGAAAATTCCACGAGATTCTTATTGAGGTCACGGGAGATTTTTTGGACAATGCAACGCAAAAACCACTCGAAATCAAAGTACGGCATCGCAAGGGATACATTGCGCCAGACAATCGTTAAAAACCGACTGCGGACATACTCCGCAGTTTTTTTGCCCGTTTCTTCTCATTCTCACATTCTCAAGAATGTGAGAATGAGAACTATGTTAGTATTGCCAAACTTGCCCCAAGCAGTATACTGTATCCGCGGGGTAGAGCAGCCCGGTAGCTCGCAGGGCTCATAACCCTGAGGTCGTTGGTTCGAATCCAACCCCCGCAACAAGCAGCGAATCAGCGCAAAAACCCCGAAGGGGGTTTTTGTTTTATCTTGGTACTCGCTGCGCAGTGGCCATGGCCTCACCAGAGGCCAGTGGCTACACTCAATAACTAAACTCGTAGCGAAGCGGAGAGCTTCATACGATCCGAGCAAAAAACCGAATCCAACCCCCGCAACAAGCAGCGAATCAGCGCAAAAACCCCGAAGGGGGTTTTTGTTTTATCTTGGTACTCGCTGCGCAGTGGCCATGGCCTCACCAGAGGCCAGTGGCTACACTCAATAACTAAACTCGTAGCGCAAGCGGAGAGACGAATACGAGCCGAGCAAAAAACCGAATCCAACCCCCGCAACCATTGACGAATAGTAGATCTCTGTGCTATTCTTTATTTTCCGCAAAGCACTTTCCAAATTAAACTCCGGGGGAGGTTTACAATGCCAAACATTTCCCATGCTTCGCTCAGCATAGATTTCATTCGATCCCAACAGAAACTTTTCTTGAATCACCCGACGCAATACTGCGAGAAAATATTTACTACCGTCTGTGATTCGGAGGGGTCAGGTAGAGTTACGGGAATAGTTTACCTTTTGCTGAATCGGCACTATGGTGATCCTGCGTCGCTAGGATTTTTGTTAATCTTGGGATTCCTGGATCGCTTCAACGCGCAGAATGGCAATCCTAAATGGCTCACCACATGTTGTGAAGAAATGAACCGCCAAGAAAACCGTAGTACCGTTCGTGAATATGCAATCTTCTTTATAACCAATCCCGGATTAGAGATGGAAAAACTCCAGGAAAGTATTGGCAACTTACCCATAAAGACTCTTATCCAGGATGGTGAAGCAAGGTGGGGTCAACAATTCACCGTCGGTGCATACTGCGCTCTAGGGATACTGCTTGCCTCAAACAACGAATCTATCCAGTAACTAAGGGGTTACACGCTGACCCGCCTGGTATCGCTCGCCTCGCTAAGACT
Coding sequences within:
- a CDS encoding VWA domain-containing protein, whose translation is MRSVTFAMGVLAALFICSDAKTQTPTSSDEGMVVTTATVVTKGGDVIVSPLLEKENFRVFDCKNAKKRKDCVEQEIVFFSSPKEQEPIITVLTLDYSRTAFLVSCLGENDPYACGYYGSKGAIEEGPIAFLQNLKPQDWVAFVTYDMKPEVAVEFTKNKDEVRNALAGLFTMPPVFSDSNLFDTLFYVLDHIENGENLEAQKKRATIILVSTGIDTMSKKTFDQMQKRLRDTPVAIYAVRIGKSYENRSGANLLQAESQLKEITNLTGGKTYSPSFSGEFRGIFGDISAMLRSQYSIGWVPKNVKADGKFHEILIEVTGDFLDNATQKPLEIKVRHRKGYIAPDNR